One window of Tenacibaculum maritimum NCIMB 2154 genomic DNA carries:
- the kdsB gene encoding 3-deoxy-manno-octulosonate cytidylyltransferase, producing the protein MKIIAMIPARYSASRFPGKLMKDLGGKPVIVRTYEAAIKTNLFDDVFVVTDSDIISEAIKVANGNVIKSVKEHECGSDRIAEAVKEMEVDIVVNVQGDEPFIDMESLEKLITVFKKDDKKEVDLASLMVHITNKEDIENPNNVKVITDNNKVALYFSRSPIPYHRDKNIEVKYYKHKGVYAFRKEALIDFYHLPMTPLESAEKIECIRYLEVGKKIKMVETEVEAVGIDTPEDLEKAIKYLSENE; encoded by the coding sequence ATGAAAATAATAGCCATGATTCCGGCAAGATACAGCGCTTCGAGATTTCCTGGTAAACTAATGAAAGATTTAGGAGGAAAGCCAGTTATTGTGAGAACATATGAGGCAGCTATTAAAACAAATTTATTTGATGATGTTTTTGTGGTTACTGATTCTGATATAATAAGTGAAGCTATTAAAGTTGCAAACGGAAATGTGATTAAAAGTGTAAAAGAGCATGAGTGTGGATCAGATAGAATTGCTGAAGCAGTTAAAGAAATGGAGGTGGATATTGTTGTTAATGTACAAGGAGATGAGCCTTTTATAGATATGGAGTCTTTGGAAAAGTTAATAACTGTTTTTAAAAAAGATGATAAAAAAGAAGTAGATTTAGCATCATTAATGGTTCATATTACGAATAAAGAAGATATTGAGAACCCTAATAATGTAAAAGTTATTACAGATAATAATAAAGTTGCATTGTATTTTTCGAGAAGTCCCATACCGTATCATAGAGATAAAAATATTGAAGTAAAATATTATAAGCACAAAGGAGTTTATGCTTTTAGGAAAGAGGCATTAATTGACTTTTATCATTTACCAATGACTCCTCTAGAGTCAGCTGAAAAGATAGAGTGTATCCGATATTTAGAAGTAGGGAAAAAAATTAAGATGGTTGAAACAGAAGTAGAGGCAGTTGGAATTGATACTCCTGAAGATTTAGAAAAAGCGATAAAATATTTGTCAGAAAATGAATAA